From Arcobacter sp. LA11, a single genomic window includes:
- a CDS encoding YqhA family protein, whose amino-acid sequence MIERLFENTMWKARLFIIFAVVFGLIGAVILFIVASVDIYGVLAYTVNVYANGLHPEDFHQVIVSQIIGAVDLYLIAIVMLIFAFGIYELFISKIEAAENKETGQNILAISSLDQLKDKIAKVIVMVLVVGFFQRVLHTEYNGALEMLYFAMSIMVLAIGLFFLGKVGKKEEKKEIKG is encoded by the coding sequence ATGATCGAAAGACTTTTTGAAAATACAATGTGGAAGGCAAGATTATTTATAATCTTTGCTGTTGTATTTGGTCTTATTGGAGCAGTGATTTTATTTATCGTTGCTTCAGTAGATATCTATGGAGTACTTGCATATACAGTAAATGTATACGCAAATGGTTTACATCCAGAAGATTTTCATCAAGTTATTGTTAGTCAAATAATTGGTGCAGTAGATTTATACCTAATTGCAATTGTTATGTTAATTTTTGCATTTGGAATATATGAACTTTTTATTTCAAAAATCGAAGCTGCTGAGAATAAAGAGACAGGACAAAATATCCTAGCTATTAGTTCTTTAGACCAATTAAAAGATAAAATTGCAAAAGTTATTGTTATGGTTTTAGTAGTAGGATTCTTTCAAAGAGTTTTACATACAGAATATAATGGTGCTTTAGAAATGTTATATTTTGCAATGTCTATTATGGTACTTGCAATAGGACTTTTCTTTTTAGGAAAAGTTGGTAAAAAAGAAGAAAAAAAAGAGATTAAAGGTTAA